In Acidobacteriota bacterium, a genomic segment contains:
- a CDS encoding glucose 1-dehydrogenase: MPGRNVTELFDLTGRTAIITGGSRGIGKEMAEGLAEAGANLMICARRQEWLDETVAEFTARGFSVAGKACDVSKAEDVQAVVEATVEQFSGLDILVNNAGISWGAMPEDMPLEKWQKVLDVNLTGCFLMAQAAGREMLKNNSGSIINIASIAGLTSSANGPFYAGYAASKAGLIGLTRELAASWGRRGIRVNAIAPGFFHSRLADAVIDIYERSIQENNVIPRIGKEGELKGTVVFLASDASSYITGQTIAVDGGMTV, from the coding sequence ATGCCAGGCAGGAACGTTACGGAACTCTTTGATCTTACGGGACGAACGGCCATTATCACCGGCGGCTCACGCGGCATCGGCAAAGAGATGGCCGAAGGCCTCGCCGAGGCCGGGGCGAATCTGATGATCTGCGCCCGCCGGCAGGAATGGCTCGATGAAACCGTTGCCGAATTCACCGCTCGCGGCTTCAGCGTTGCCGGAAAGGCATGCGATGTTTCCAAGGCCGAGGACGTACAGGCCGTAGTCGAAGCCACGGTGGAACAGTTTAGCGGCCTCGATATTTTGGTGAACAATGCCGGCATTTCCTGGGGAGCGATGCCGGAAGATATGCCGCTCGAGAAATGGCAAAAGGTGCTCGATGTAAACCTGACCGGCTGTTTTCTTATGGCACAGGCCGCCGGCCGCGAGATGCTGAAAAATAACAGCGGCTCGATCATAAACATCGCCTCGATCGCAGGCCTTACGTCCTCGGCAAACGGGCCTTTCTACGCCGGCTATGCCGCCAGCAAAGCGGGCCTTATAGGCCTGACCCGCGAGCTCGCCGCGAGCTGGGGCCGCCGCGGAATTCGCGTCAATGCCATCGCCCCGGGCTTCTTCCACTCGCGGCTGGCCGATGCCGTTATCGATATTTACGAACGCTCGATACAGGAAAATAATGTGATCCCGCGGATCGGAAAGGAAGGCGAGCTGAAAGGCACCGTCGTCT
- a CDS encoding methyltransferase domain-containing protein, which translates to MEKTERELAFLRDLYITDDYTRRFTELADKHLKLKAVENVLYLNAGTGTHCFAVREAAGDEAAVFAVCENDELLKIAKDKAVALSSDVEVSQMQYDDDAFDVVIADGSLTDPVEAGELIAEAARVARPGGKVMVMLPAAGSFGEIFSLLWEVMLDEEFAADAVATEDLIAELPSTSALDGFAEAAGLAKVSLNTENEIFEYEDGTAFAASPLVLDFLMPRWLGEMSAEKKEQVMERLAQLIDAEDGDLAFRFTVKATVLTGEKAYTH; encoded by the coding sequence ATGGAAAAAACCGAGCGGGAACTGGCGTTTCTCCGCGATCTTTACATCACAGACGATTATACGCGGCGATTCACCGAGCTTGCCGATAAGCATTTGAAGCTCAAGGCGGTGGAGAACGTTCTTTATTTGAATGCCGGAACGGGCACACACTGCTTTGCCGTCCGCGAGGCCGCGGGCGACGAGGCGGCCGTCTTCGCCGTATGCGAGAACGACGAATTGCTCAAGATCGCAAAGGACAAGGCCGTCGCCTTGAGTTCCGACGTCGAGGTTTCGCAGATGCAGTACGATGACGACGCGTTCGATGTCGTCATCGCCGACGGCAGCCTTACCGATCCGGTAGAGGCCGGAGAGCTGATCGCGGAGGCGGCTCGCGTTGCACGGCCGGGCGGAAAGGTTATGGTGATGCTGCCTGCGGCAGGGAGTTTTGGTGAGATCTTTTCGCTTCTGTGGGAAGTGATGCTCGATGAAGAGTTTGCCGCCGATGCGGTCGCGACCGAAGACCTGATCGCGGAGTTGCCGTCGACGTCTGCGCTCGATGGGTTTGCCGAGGCCGCGGGGCTTGCGAAAGTGAGCCTGAATACAGAGAACGAGATATTTGAATACGAGGATGGAACGGCCTTTGCGGCCTCGCCGCTGGTTTTAGATTTTCTAATGCCGCGATGGCTTGGCGAGATGTCCGCCGAAAAGAAAGAGCAAGTCATGGAGCGACTTGCTCAGCTTATCGACGCCGAGGACGGCGATCTTGCCTTTCGATTTACGGTAAAGGCGACAGTGTTAACCGGCGAGAAGGCCTACACACACTAA
- the tatA gene encoding twin-arginine translocase TatA/TatE family subunit, producing MALGTTEIILIVAVLFLLFGASRLPQLAKSLGQSRKAFKEGLREAEEEEAADKSLRSAEAPQINQMSDDALAEELRRRAEAK from the coding sequence ATTGCTCTCGGGACAACTGAGATCATCCTGATTGTTGCCGTGCTTTTCTTGCTTTTTGGTGCCTCGCGGCTGCCGCAGCTTGCCAAGTCGCTTGGCCAATCGCGAAAAGCCTTTAAGGAGGGCCTCCGTGAGGCTGAAGAGGAAGAAGCCGCCGATAAGTCGCTCCGCTCGGCGGAAGCTCCGCAGATCAACCAGATGAGCGACGACGCCCTTGCCGAGGAGCTTCGCCGCCGTGCCGAAGCGAAATAG
- the pip gene encoding prolyl aminopeptidase translates to MKTLYPEIEPFESGMLKVSDIHEIYWERVGNPDGIPVVFLHGGPGGGLIPMYRRFFDPEAYHVILFDQRGAGMSTPHAELRENTTWDLIKDIETLREKFDIDKWYVFGGSWGSTLSLAYGISHPDRCLGLILRGIFLTRKKELDWFYQYGASEIFPDFWERYSEAIPEDERGDFMTAYHKRLTSDDERTRLAAARAWSTWEGATSKLFPDQDLVDHWEGEHEALSLARIESHYFVNGSFFPSDNYLLENVDKIRHLPVVIVQGRYDVVCPMTSAWELHRALPEAEFIVVPDSGHSVSEKGITAALIDAMDRFRTAGL, encoded by the coding sequence ATGAAAACTCTTTACCCGGAGATCGAGCCTTTTGAATCTGGCATGTTGAAGGTGTCGGATATTCACGAGATCTATTGGGAGCGCGTTGGCAACCCTGATGGCATTCCGGTCGTGTTTCTCCATGGCGGGCCGGGCGGCGGGCTCATCCCGATGTATCGGCGGTTCTTTGACCCCGAGGCTTACCACGTCATTCTTTTTGACCAACGCGGGGCGGGAATGTCCACGCCGCACGCCGAGCTTCGTGAGAACACGACCTGGGACCTGATCAAAGACATCGAAACGCTCCGTGAGAAGTTCGACATCGATAAGTGGTACGTCTTTGGCGGTTCGTGGGGCTCAACGCTCAGCCTCGCCTATGGCATCAGCCATCCCGACCGCTGCCTCGGGCTCATCCTCCGTGGCATTTTTCTTACGCGCAAAAAGGAACTCGATTGGTTCTATCAATACGGTGCTTCGGAGATCTTCCCCGATTTCTGGGAACGCTACAGCGAGGCAATTCCGGAAGACGAACGCGGCGATTTCATGACCGCCTACCACAAGCGGCTGACCAGCGACGACGAACGGACACGGCTCGCAGCCGCCCGTGCCTGGAGCACGTGGGAAGGCGCGACCTCAAAGCTGTTTCCCGATCAGGACCTTGTCGATCATTGGGAGGGCGAGCACGAGGCCCTGAGCCTCGCCCGCATCGAGAGCCACTATTTCGTCAATGGCTCGTTCTTCCCGTCAGACAACTATTTGCTCGAGAATGTAGATAAGATCCGGCACCTGCCGGTTGTGATCGTCCAGGGCCGCTATGACGTGGTCTGCCCGATGACCTCCGCGTGGGAGCTTCACCGGGCACTGCCGGAGGCCGAGTTCATTGTCGTTCCCGACTCGGGGCATTCGGTCTCGGAGAAAGGCATTACAGCCGCGTTAATCGATGCGATGGACCGTTTTCGCACGGCCGGTTTGTGA
- the asnB gene encoding asparagine synthase (glutamine-hydrolyzing): protein MCGITGWINLKRSDSNDGAEAVLHSMCERIVHRGPDSEGLWLDDTVALGMRRLSIIDLHTGDQPVFNCDRSVVVMMNGELYNYREVRSELEAKGHKFTTKSDTEILPHLYEEYGEAMLDHVNGMYAFSLWDAKQKKLIIARDRFGEKPLYYGVFDDKLIWASELKAILAHPAVKPELDLNAFRHYVSFDYVPAPMSIFKGIHKLPAAHVLTVENGEVKTRRYWDLNWSADTPVRMSVVSTRTSANDSESSIDKDSFAGGTGDADKSVLTPSKTLTERSDELRDLLSDAVRMRLVSDVPLGILLSGGIDSSTVAAFAVQHATERVKTFSIGFEEDSFDESKYARRVAKHLDTEHYEDKLSAATAGDLIGEIGGWLDEPMSDASLIPTFLLARFVRKHVTVALGGDGGDEIFAGYPMYYAHRVAARYLALPSLLRRGFIEPLINALPVSTKNLSFEYKAKRFIRAARYDDVARHHSWFGSFSVDQHDQLFTKDVLAQTDADIYRGVRELVGGSDAKNVVEQMQYADINYYLAEDILTKVDRAAMAVSLETRAPFLDPRIGQFAASIPVEYKLKGKSGKVILKEAMRDLLPQDILHRPKKGFGIPIAEWLKGRLNPLMHDMLAPERLKQQGLFNPDYVQRLITEHETGRASHHKELWTLLVFQLWSDNFLNVS, encoded by the coding sequence ATGTGCGGTATCACCGGTTGGATAAACCTAAAACGATCTGATTCGAACGACGGTGCCGAGGCGGTGCTGCACTCGATGTGTGAACGGATCGTGCATCGCGGGCCGGATAGCGAAGGCTTGTGGCTTGATGACACGGTCGCGCTCGGTATGCGGCGGCTTTCGATCATCGATCTGCACACCGGCGACCAGCCTGTTTTCAATTGCGACCGCTCGGTCGTCGTGATGATGAACGGCGAGCTTTACAACTACCGCGAGGTCCGCTCCGAGCTCGAAGCGAAAGGCCACAAGTTCACGACCAAATCCGACACAGAAATACTGCCGCATCTTTACGAGGAGTATGGCGAGGCGATGCTTGATCACGTAAATGGCATGTACGCCTTCTCGCTCTGGGACGCGAAGCAAAAAAAGCTGATCATCGCCCGTGACCGCTTTGGCGAAAAGCCGCTATATTACGGCGTCTTCGATGACAAGCTGATCTGGGCATCTGAGCTCAAAGCGATACTCGCCCATCCCGCCGTCAAGCCCGAGCTCGACCTGAACGCGTTCCGCCACTACGTCTCGTTCGACTACGTCCCGGCGCCAATGTCGATCTTCAAAGGCATCCATAAACTTCCGGCGGCACACGTCCTCACGGTCGAAAATGGCGAGGTCAAAACCCGCCGCTACTGGGACCTAAATTGGAGTGCGGACACTCCTGTCCGCATGAGCGTCGTTTCGACGCGAACGAGCGCGAATGATTCAGAGTCGTCGATAGATAAAGACAGTTTCGCCGGAGGAACCGGCGATGCGGACAAGAGTGTCCTCACTCCTTCGAAGACGCTTACAGAGAGATCCGACGAACTCCGCGATCTGCTTTCGGACGCCGTTCGAATGCGGCTAGTCTCGGACGTTCCGCTTGGCATCTTGCTCTCCGGCGGGATCGATTCGTCAACCGTCGCGGCCTTTGCGGTTCAGCACGCGACGGAACGCGTCAAGACCTTTTCTATCGGCTTTGAGGAAGACAGCTTTGACGAATCGAAGTATGCGCGGCGGGTCGCGAAGCATCTCGATACCGAGCATTACGAGGACAAACTCTCGGCCGCGACCGCCGGCGACCTGATCGGCGAGATCGGCGGTTGGCTTGATGAGCCGATGTCTGATGCCTCGTTGATCCCGACCTTTCTGCTCGCCCGCTTTGTCCGCAAGCACGTAACGGTCGCACTCGGCGGCGACGGCGGCGACGAGATTTTCGCCGGCTACCCGATGTATTACGCACATCGCGTCGCGGCCCGATATCTCGCCTTGCCCTCGCTTCTCCGCCGCGGTTTCATTGAGCCGCTCATCAACGCACTTCCCGTTTCAACGAAGAATCTCTCGTTCGAATACAAGGCCAAGCGCTTCATCCGGGCGGCTCGTTATGATGACGTTGCGCGGCATCATTCGTGGTTCGGCTCGTTCTCGGTCGATCAGCACGATCAGCTTTTCACCAAAGATGTGCTCGCCCAGACCGACGCCGACATCTACCGCGGTGTGCGTGAACTCGTCGGCGGTTCCGATGCGAAGAATGTCGTTGAGCAGATGCAGTATGCCGACATCAACTACTATCTCGCCGAGGATATTTTGACCAAGGTCGATCGGGCCGCAATGGCCGTTTCGCTCGAAACGCGTGCACCGTTTCTCGACCCCCGCATCGGCCAGTTCGCCGCGTCGATCCCGGTCGAATACAAACTTAAAGGCAAGAGCGGCAAAGTCATACTCAAAGAGGCGATGCGTGACCTGCTGCCGCAGGATATTCTTCACCGCCCGAAAAAAGGCTTCGGCATCCCGATCGCCGAATGGCTCAAAGGCCGCCTCAATCCGCTAATGCACGACATGCTCGCACCCGAAAGGTTAAAGCAACAAGGCCTCTTCAACCCCGACTACGTCCAGCGTCTCATCACCGAACACGAAACGGGCCGAGCCTCGCACCACAAGGAACTCTGGACCCTTCTCGTTTTCCAACTCTGGTCGGACAATTTCCTAAACGTAAGCTAA
- a CDS encoding glycosyltransferase family 2 protein → MVSEATEKLNDAPELSLFLPVLDEEDNLRPMHAKIAAALDALGKTAEVIFVDDGSTDNSLAILKEIAAEDDRVRVISLRRNYGQTAAMSAGIDAAKGDILIPMDADLQNDPADIKRLLDKLDEGYDVVSGWRKDRQDKLISRKIPSQIANRIISWIGDVHLHDYGCSLKAYRRDVIQDVKLYGEMHRFIPIYASWAGARVTEIPVDHHARTAGKSKYGISRTIKVIFDLITIKFMAEYHTKPLYVFGGFGMLAFFISMIAGVWAIVLKLFYSTSFILTPLPIIAIVMLAISVQFFLMGLLAELLVRTYHESQDKAIYAVREKIGFTE, encoded by the coding sequence ATGGTTTCAGAAGCTACTGAAAAACTTAACGACGCGCCGGAGCTCTCGCTTTTTCTGCCCGTGCTTGATGAGGAGGACAACCTCCGCCCGATGCACGCCAAGATCGCGGCGGCGCTCGACGCTCTCGGCAAAACGGCGGAGGTGATCTTCGTCGATGACGGCTCGACCGATAATAGCCTCGCGATATTGAAAGAGATCGCCGCCGAGGACGACCGTGTTCGCGTCATCTCGCTTCGCCGGAATTATGGCCAGACCGCCGCGATGTCCGCCGGCATCGACGCCGCAAAAGGCGACATCCTTATTCCGATGGACGCCGATCTGCAGAACGACCCGGCCGATATCAAACGCCTGCTCGACAAGCTCGACGAAGGCTACGACGTCGTTTCCGGCTGGCGAAAGGACAGGCAGGACAAGCTCATCTCGCGAAAGATCCCGTCGCAGATCGCCAATCGTATTATTTCCTGGATCGGCGATGTACATCTGCATGACTACGGCTGCTCGCTCAAGGCATATCGCCGCGACGTGATACAGGACGTAAAGCTCTACGGCGAGATGCACCGCTTTATCCCGATCTACGCAAGTTGGGCCGGGGCACGCGTGACCGAGATCCCGGTCGATCACCACGCACGTACCGCCGGCAAATCGAAATACGGCATCTCGCGGACGATCAAGGTCATCTTCGACCTGATAACCATCAAGTTCATGGCTGAGTATCACACCAAGCCGCTGTATGTATTTGGCGGCTTCGGCATGCTGGCGTTCTTTATTTCAATGATCGCCGGCGTCTGGGCGATCGTGCTGAAGCTCTTTTACAGCACATCGTTCATCCTAACGCCGTTGCCCATTATCGCCATCGTGATGCTCGCCATCTCGGTGCAATTTTTCCTGATGGGCCTCCTCGCCGAACTCCTCGTCCGCACCTACCACGAATCACAGGACAAGGCGATCTATGCAGTGAGGGAGAAGATAGGATTCACTGAGTGA
- a CDS encoding N(4)-(beta-N-acetylglucosaminyl)-L-asparaginase — MNRRTFIGIPAAVAAAAHLSPAEAQTAGLRSGMKVKLPAVVSTWDSGVRANAAAWPLLAERRSALDSVEAAGRAAELEQSCCVGLGANPDRDGTVTLDACVMNGNGDCGSVAYLERIKHPVSVARKVMELTPHVLLAGMGAQQFAAANGFSIESGELSPEAEREWKKWLEKSNYKPEINIENKKISQAAPYFLSDGSPNHDTMGTVAIDARGKLAGMVTTSGMAFKMHGRVGDSPIIGAGLFVDDEVGAATSSGVGEEVIRICGTHTVIEQMRMGRSPEQACREAIRRIIKRDTAKAKEFQVGFVAISRRGEVGAFAIQKGFTFSVTNAEHPQGKVLESKSYF; from the coding sequence ATGAATCGAAGAACCTTTATTGGGATACCGGCCGCGGTTGCCGCTGCTGCTCATTTGTCGCCTGCCGAGGCTCAGACGGCCGGTCTCCGTTCAGGCATGAAAGTGAAGCTGCCGGCGGTGGTTTCTACATGGGACAGCGGCGTTCGGGCGAATGCGGCGGCTTGGCCGCTATTGGCGGAGCGGAGATCGGCGCTCGATTCGGTCGAGGCAGCAGGCCGTGCGGCGGAGCTCGAGCAGAGCTGCTGCGTCGGGCTTGGCGCGAACCCAGACCGCGACGGAACCGTGACGCTCGATGCCTGCGTCATGAACGGCAACGGCGACTGCGGCAGCGTCGCGTATCTTGAGCGGATCAAGCATCCGGTCTCGGTCGCCCGGAAGGTGATGGAACTGACGCCGCACGTCCTGCTTGCCGGAATGGGGGCACAGCAGTTTGCCGCGGCGAACGGGTTCTCGATAGAGAGCGGCGAGCTTTCGCCCGAGGCCGAAAGGGAATGGAAGAAATGGCTTGAGAAATCGAATTACAAGCCGGAGATAAACATCGAGAACAAGAAGATCTCCCAAGCAGCGCCGTATTTTTTGAGCGACGGCTCGCCGAACCATGACACGATGGGCACCGTCGCGATCGACGCGAGAGGCAAGCTTGCCGGAATGGTCACGACCAGCGGAATGGCGTTTAAGATGCACGGCCGGGTTGGCGACTCGCCGATAATTGGAGCCGGGCTTTTTGTTGATGACGAGGTCGGTGCGGCGACGAGCTCGGGCGTCGGCGAAGAGGTGATCCGCATCTGCGGGACGCACACCGTCATCGAACAAATGCGGATGGGCCGCTCGCCCGAGCAAGCCTGCCGCGAGGCCATCCGCCGCATCATTAAACGCGACACCGCCAAGGCAAAGGAGTTTCAAGTCGGCTTTGTCGCCATCTCACGCCGCGGCGAGGTCGGAGCATTTGCGATACAAAAGGGCTTTACGTTCTCGGTGACGAATGCCGAGCACCCGCAGGGAAAGGTGCTTGAATCAAAGAGTTATTTTTAG
- a CDS encoding HIT domain-containing protein: MSDFYCEEVFSGKTPVEKVLETENVLAYHHTRPFWPVHIVVVPKRHVASVLEVESDLLIEIFDVIKEVAARVSEEHGAARVLTNLGDYQDSKHLHFHINSGDPK; encoded by the coding sequence ATGTCGGATTTCTATTGCGAAGAGGTTTTTTCGGGAAAGACGCCGGTCGAGAAGGTGCTTGAGACGGAAAACGTTCTTGCCTATCACCACACGCGGCCGTTCTGGCCGGTGCATATCGTTGTTGTGCCGAAGCGGCACGTCGCCTCTGTTCTCGAGGTCGAAAGCGATCTGCTCATCGAGATCTTCGACGTCATAAAAGAGGTCGCCGCCCGGGTCTCCGAAGAACACGGTGCCGCCCGCGTCCTTACCAACCTCGGCGACTACCAGGACTCAAAACACCTGCATTTTCACATCAACTCCGGCGATCCGAAGTAA
- a CDS encoding class I SAM-dependent methyltransferase — protein MSTALPQEMQQHTYAIMDRVEDSHWWFVGRRAILESFLRTIVANRLSTLVTLDADKSVRAPLRILDVGCGTGANLEMLSQFGSAEGVDVSDEALEFCRRKGLAVQKGLAEKLPYADETFDITTALDVVEHLDDDIAGLKEMHRVTKTGGYSLIFVPAFMWLWGVQDDISHHRIRYTRKQIVERLEKAGYTVERATYANFTFFAPILGGRTLMKLTGIKPESENNINVSALNGLFGKIFSAERHILKNLDFPFGVSIVIVARKQ, from the coding sequence ATGAGCACCGCACTTCCGCAGGAAATGCAGCAGCATACCTACGCGATAATGGATCGTGTAGAGGATAGCCATTGGTGGTTCGTCGGGCGGCGGGCGATCTTAGAGAGTTTTTTGAGAACCATCGTTGCGAATCGCTTGAGCACTCTCGTTACGCTCGATGCGGACAAGAGTGTCCGCGCTCCACTCAGAATTCTTGATGTTGGCTGCGGGACCGGTGCAAATCTGGAGATGCTCTCGCAATTCGGCTCGGCCGAGGGTGTTGATGTCTCGGACGAAGCTCTCGAATTCTGCCGCCGCAAGGGCTTGGCCGTTCAAAAAGGCCTTGCTGAGAAGCTACCCTATGCGGACGAGACCTTTGATATCACGACGGCCCTGGACGTCGTTGAACACCTCGACGACGATATCGCGGGCCTCAAAGAGATGCATCGCGTTACGAAAACGGGCGGCTATTCGCTGATCTTCGTGCCGGCATTTATGTGGCTCTGGGGCGTGCAGGACGACATCTCGCACCACCGTATCCGTTACACCCGTAAGCAGATCGTCGAGCGGCTCGAAAAAGCCGGCTACACGGTCGAGCGGGCGACCTACGCGAACTTTACCTTCTTTGCCCCGATCCTCGGCGGGCGAACGCTGATGAAGCTGACCGGCATCAAGCCTGAATCGGAGAACAATATCAACGTCTCGGCACTCAACGGCCTCTTCGGCAAGATCTTCTCTGCCGAACGGCACATTCTCAAGAACCTCGACTTCCCCTTCGGTGTCTCCATCGTCATCGTCGCCCGCAAGCAATAG
- a CDS encoding methyltransferase domain-containing protein: MKEKLLDLLACPTCGGDILLAYASTYEGKEIIEGVLTCKKCDREYKVVRGVPRFADLGKIEADKAETAENFGWQWTHFTQEDPKYNEQFLGWLQPVKPEFFEGKIVLEGGCGKGRHTKLAAQWGAKEVVGIDLGDGVESAFALTRDLPNAHIIQCDIFKLPLKRAFDYAFSVGVLHHTPDPKKAFLSLASRVQKGGHISAWVYGAENNEWITKYVNPIRESFTSKMSQPVLYQLSKLPTLSLFMATKLVYRPANIAAKPVAKKLFYNDYLNHLGTFGWREQHNIVFDHLVAPTAFYISKEEFEDWWKDIKAEDVEIIWHNSNSWCGFGRL; the protein is encoded by the coding sequence ATGAAAGAAAAATTACTAGACCTTCTGGCCTGCCCGACTTGTGGCGGCGACATTTTGCTGGCGTATGCCAGCACCTATGAAGGCAAAGAAATAATCGAAGGCGTTCTGACCTGCAAGAAATGCGACCGCGAGTATAAGGTCGTCCGCGGCGTGCCGCGCTTTGCGGACCTTGGAAAGATCGAGGCGGACAAAGCGGAAACGGCCGAAAATTTCGGCTGGCAGTGGACGCATTTTACGCAGGAAGACCCGAAGTATAACGAGCAGTTCCTCGGTTGGCTGCAGCCGGTAAAGCCCGAATTTTTCGAGGGCAAGATAGTGCTCGAGGGCGGCTGCGGCAAGGGGCGGCATACAAAGCTCGCCGCACAGTGGGGAGCGAAGGAGGTCGTCGGCATCGACCTCGGCGACGGCGTGGAATCGGCTTTCGCCCTGACCCGCGACCTGCCGAACGCCCACATCATTCAGTGCGACATCTTTAAGCTGCCGCTCAAGCGGGCATTCGATTACGCCTTCAGCGTCGGCGTTTTGCACCACACACCGGACCCGAAGAAGGCATTCCTTTCGCTTGCTTCGAGGGTGCAGAAAGGCGGGCATATCTCGGCTTGGGTCTATGGTGCCGAGAACAATGAGTGGATAACGAAGTACGTCAACCCCATCCGCGAGAGCTTTACCTCAAAGATGAGCCAGCCCGTGCTTTATCAGCTTTCAAAGCTCCCGACGCTCTCGCTCTTTATGGCGACCAAGCTCGTCTATCGCCCCGCAAATATCGCAGCGAAACCGGTCGCCAAAAAGCTCTTTTATAACGACTATCTAAACCACCTCGGCACCTTCGGCTGGCGCGAGCAGCACAACATCGTCTTCGACCACTTGGTCGCCCCAACGGCGTTCTACATCTCGAAAGAGGAATTTGAGGACTGGTGGAAGGACATCAAGGCAGAGGACGTAGAAATAATCTGGCACAACAGCAATAGCTGGTGCGGCTTCGGGCGATTATGA
- a CDS encoding thymidylate synthase, protein MQQYHDLLRHVLAHGTKHEDRTGVGTISAFGYQTRFDLRTGFPIVTTKRVPFRWVAEELFWFLSGSTDEADLRARGIDIWQEWATAEQTARFGREEGDLGPVYGYLWRSFGGDYPRQNGVDQIARLVREIESNPNSRRLIVTGWNPETCDDVALPPCHTLFQFKIDGGKTLHCQLYQRSADAFLGVPFNISSYALMTHLVAHVCGLEVGEFIHTFGDLHIYSNHLEQVEELLSREPLALPKLEIVNAEGLKGLEGLLNFKYENLKLAGYQSHGKIAAPVAV, encoded by the coding sequence ATGCAACAATATCACGATTTGTTGAGGCACGTTTTAGCGCACGGGACGAAGCACGAAGACCGGACCGGCGTCGGTACCATCTCGGCGTTTGGTTATCAAACTCGGTTCGATCTGCGTACGGGATTTCCGATCGTGACGACCAAGCGGGTGCCGTTTCGTTGGGTGGCGGAGGAGCTTTTCTGGTTCCTGAGCGGTTCGACCGATGAGGCCGATCTACGGGCCCGCGGCATTGATATCTGGCAGGAATGGGCGACCGCGGAACAGACAGCGAGGTTTGGCAGGGAAGAGGGCGACCTCGGGCCGGTGTATGGATATTTGTGGCGATCATTTGGCGGAGATTATCCCCGACAGAACGGCGTGGATCAGATCGCGAGGCTGGTCCGCGAGATCGAATCGAACCCGAACTCGCGGCGGCTGATCGTGACGGGCTGGAACCCGGAAACATGCGATGACGTCGCTTTGCCGCCGTGTCACACACTGTTCCAGTTCAAGATCGACGGCGGGAAAACGCTGCATTGCCAGCTATACCAGCGTTCGGCCGATGCCTTCTTGGGCGTGCCGTTCAATATCTCAAGCTACGCATTGATGACGCACCTCGTCGCCCACGTCTGCGGGCTTGAGGTCGGCGAGTTTATCCACACCTTCGGCGATCTGCACATTTATTCAAACCACCTCGAACAGGTCGAGGAACTGCTTTCGCGTGAACCGCTTGCGCTTCCGAAGCTTGAGATAGTAAATGCTGAAGGGCTTAAGGGCCTCGAAGGTTTGCTTAACTTTAAGTACGAGAATCTGAAACTCGCCGGCTACCAGTCGCACGGCAAGATCGCGGCACCGGTGGCGGTTTGA